In Chrysoperla carnea chromosome 2, inChrCarn1.1, whole genome shotgun sequence, the following proteins share a genomic window:
- the LOC123292586 gene encoding uncharacterized protein LOC123292586, protein MVISNQKPNIDFNGNFPIIHVRLEAEGDNRNVLMAVMHFGCQMFVLNVENYTKTLCILEETIKKTDQRFGRRKLLFIPSAQNSTKIRKQYIQVIKLPVLQFIPDVLFIVPNDNTKNTNLNNGTLKVFQSITPTRKKSKGLPFYNIVQNNNFRNRVFDERMTKQVHSFISAEADNFNCNFELFTHQFIGISNNSSPYVIDYWNCLNKKFRNDNNLFPDKMANFYGKKLRIATFNYHPYSVIDGDTLDGTEMRLGLEYAKKINGTIDMLDDEENEWGIIEENATGNGILGNLVEDRADIGFGALYTWFHEYGFLDLSLPVIRSGITCLTPAPRLLTSWLTTVLPFTWLVWVMLISTNFVIVLGFKLISKYNYGIRYLKNRFGIAFKHLLVYILLLSLLVTCSYSGGLATTLTLPSIERLPFGHFAIGSYLTQEQIINFQVMQEDIYWEQCVFMMRKSSPHLEGINTLIGYTHASGLMSYWEEEVSRKYMNYKVQFSVKLSETSNKNNDESSPIENFNCKFELFTHQFVGTSNNSSPKIIDYWNCLDQKFQNNNDLFPDKMANFYGKKLIIGTFNYHPYSVIDGDILDGTEMRLGLEYAKKINSTIEILDDEENEWGVIEENGTGNGLLGNLVEDKADIGYAALYTWFHEYGFLDLSSPIIRSGVTCLTPAPRLLTSWMTTLIPFTWLVWGMLIATNFVIIIGFQLISKYSYEIQYLKTKNLNSDLLRNIPSIYNNYSIVDSMLLILGMNVLQPFPYSLDRFGIAFKHLLVYILVLALLVTCSYSGGLATNLTVPRFEPSIKTLQDLANSRMDWGATHDAWLFSILESKNPVITQIRKQFRVHSENELYLLTKTRNFSFGIERLPFGHFAVGNYIAEEQIVNFQVMKEDIYWEQCVFMMRKSSPHLEGINTLIGRIHASGLMYYWESEVSRKYLNYKVQFAVKLSETSNQKSDGSSPVVLRTSHLKGLYVLWIFGMFLSFFAFLFEVIHAHIQKKNISIITWTSN, encoded by the exons ATGGTCATATCTAATCAGAAACCAAACATcgattttaatggaaattttccAATTATTCATGTCCGTTTGGAAGCTGAAGGTGATAATAGAAATGTATTAATGGCTGTAATGCATTTTGGTTGTCAAATGTTTGTCCTTAATgttgaaaattatacaaaaactttATGTATTTTGGAAGAGACTATTAAGAAGACAGATCAAAGATTTGGAAGAcgaaaactgttatttatacCATCAGCTCAAAATTCAACCAAAATTCGAAAACAATATATCCAAGTAATAAAGTTACCCGTTTTACAGTTTATACCtgatgttttatttatagtacCAAATGACAATACGAAGAACACCAATTTAAATAATGGAACTCTGAAAGTTTTTCAATCTATTACTCCAACTAGAAAGAAAAGTAAAGGCTTACCGTTTTACAACattgttcaaaataataacttcAGAAACAGAGTTTTCGACGAACGAATGACAAAACAAGTACATTCCTTTATCAGTGCt gagGCCGATAATTTCAATTGCAATTTTGAGTTATTTACACATCAATTTATTGGAATATCAAATAATTCGTCTCCTTATGTTATTGATTATtggaattgtttaaataaaaaattccgtaatgataataatttattcccGGATAAAATGGCCAATTTTTACGGGAAAAAACTGAGAATTGCTACATTCAATTATCATCCTTATAGTGTCATTG atGGTGATACGTTAGATGGTACTGAAATGAGGCTCGGGCTTGAATACGCAAAGAAAATTAATGGCACTATTGATATGTTAGATGACGAAGAAAATGAATGGGGTATCATTGAAGAGAATGCGACTGGTAATGGCATTTTGGGGAATCTGGTAGAAGATAGAGCCGATATTGgatttg GTGCATTGTATACATGGTTCCATGAATATGGTTTTCTGGATTTATCTTTACCAGTCATACGTTCTGGAATTACATGTTTGACTCCAGCTCCAAG ATTATTGACGAGCTGGCTAACGACTGTGTTGCCATTTACATGGCTTGTTTGGGTAATGTTAATATCTACCAATTTTGTTATTGTGCTGGGATTCAAATTGATTTCGAAATATAATTATGGAATacgatatttaaaaa ATCGTTTTGGAATAGCATTTAAGCATCTTTTAGTGTATATATTACTTTTATCATTATTGGTTACATGTTCATATAGTGGTGGTCTAGCAACAACGTTAACACTTCCGAG caTTGAACGATTACCATTTGGTCATTTTGCTATTGGTAGTTACCTAACACAAgagcaaattataaattttcaagttatgCAAGAGGATATTTATTGGGAGCAATGCGTTTTTATGATGAGAAAAAGTTCACCTCATTTGGAAggaataaatacattaattggCTATACTCATGCATCTGGTTTAATGTCTTATTGGGAAGAAGAG gtTAGTcgtaaatatatgaattataaaGTGCAGTTTTCAGTAAAATTATCAGAAACATCTAATAAAAACAACGATGAATCCAGTCCA ATTGAGAACTTCAATTGCAAATTTGAGTTATTCACACATCAATTTGTTGGAACATCAAACAATTCATCTcctaaaataattgattattggAATTGCTTAGATCAAAAGTTCCAGAACAATAATGATTTATTCCCAGACAAAATGGCCAATTTTTAtggcaaaaaattaattattggtaCTTTTAATTATCATCCTTATAGTGTAATTG ACGGTGATATTTTGGATGGTACTGAGATGAGACTAGGACTTGAATACGCAAAGAAAATTAATAGCACTATTGAAATATTAGATGACGAAGAAAATGAATGGGGTGTAATTGAAGAGAATGGCACTGGTAATGGTCTTTTAGGAAATCTGGTAGAAGATAAAGCCGATATTGGATATG CTGCATTGTATACATGGTTTCATGAATATGGTTTTCTGGATTTGTCGTCACCAATAATACGTTCTGGAGTTACATGTTTGACTCCAGCTCCAAG ATTATTGACAAGCTGGATGACAACCTTAATACCATTTACATGGCTTGTATGGGGAATGTTGATAGCtactaattttgtaattataattggCTTCCagttaatttcaaaatacagttatgaaatacaatatttgaaaactaAGAATTTAAATTCTGACCTTTTAAGAAATATACCGAG tatttataataattattctattgTCGATTCGATGTTACTCATTCTTGGAATGAATGTTTTACAACCGTTTCCATATTCGTTAGATCGATTTGGAATAGCATTTAAGCATCTTCTGGTGTATATATTGGTTTTGGCATTATTGGTTACTTGCTCATACAGCGGAGGTTTAGCAACAAATTTAACAGTACCAAg ATTTGAGCCATCGATTAAAACACTGCAGGATTTGGCTAATTCAAGAATGGATTGGGGTGCAACTCATGATGCCTGGCTTTTTTCCATTTTAGAATCGAAAAATCCAGTTATCACACAAATAAGGAAACAATTTCGTGTGCACTcagaaaatgaattatatttactaacaaaaactagaaatttttcatttggcATTGAACGGTTACCATTTGGTCATTTTGCCGTTGGTAATTACATAGCGGAAgaacaaattgtaaattttcaagttatGAAAGAAGATATTTACTGGGAACAATGTGTTTTTATGATGAGAAAAAGTTCACCTCATTTAGAAGGAATTAACACATTAATTGGACGAATACATGCATCTGGGCTGATGTATTATTGGGAATCAGAG gtcagtcgcaaatatttgaattataaagTACAATTTGCCGTAAAGTTGTCAGAAACATCAAATCAAAAAAGCGATGGATCCAGTCCAGTAGTGCTTCGTACAAGTCACTTAAAGGGATTATATGTTTTATGGATTTTTGGaatgtttttatcattttttgctttCCTCTTTGAAGTAATTCATGCccacatacaaaaaaagaacatttcaATTATTACATGGACAAGCAATTAG
- the LOC123292235 gene encoding L-galactose dehydrogenase-like encodes MDKNLPPTFVKGFHDEEAVRKMKYVPFGNTGMVVSKIGLGGACFSSLFGECDEQEAIATIHSALKSGINYIDTAPFYGQGSSETLLGKALKTIPREAYYIATKVGRYGPTSFDYSSKRILESVNHSLHLLGLSSVDIIQVHDIEFAESLDPILNECLPTLEKHVIKTGKAKFIGVTGYPVSVLKECIAKSHVKISSIISYCRFTLVDDTLSEYLQFFKENDVVVINASTLQMGLLSNNGPPSWHPADDSTKQICKDAGTYCEARGVELGQLALNHALTKTPGPTMHLVGMNNRNILKYNLEVVYNDLDAKQREVLSDINEKFFSKIKNRHWEGIEVKAYRATLG; translated from the exons atggaTAAAAATCTACCACCAACATTTGTAAAAGGTTTTCATGATGAGGAGGCTGtacgaaaaatgaaatatgttcCATTTGGAAACACTGGAATGGTGGtttcaaaaattggtttagGGGGAGCTTGCTTTAGTTCATTGTTTGG AGAATGTGATGAACAGGAGGCAATTGCAACAATTCATAGCGCACTGAAAAGtggaattaattatattgatacAGCACCGTTTTATGGCCAGGGTTCGTCAGAAACACTCTTAGGGAAG gcTCTTAAAACTATTCCTCGAGAAGCATACTACATTGCAACTAAAGTTGGACGATATGGACCTACGAGTTTCGATTATTCTTCAAAACGAATTCTTGAAAGCGTTAATCATAGCCTACACTTATTAGGACTGTCTTCGGTGGATATTATTCAA GTCCATGATATTGAATTTGCAGAAAGTCTTGatccaattttaaatgaatgtttGCCAACACTAGAGAAACATGTAATAAAAACCGGAAAAGCAAAATTTATTGGTGTAACAGGATATCCAGTGTCAGTGTTAAAAGAATGCATAGCAAAAAGCCAcgtgaaaatttcttcaattatttcatattgcCGGTTTACTCTCGTTGATGATACACTTAGtgaatatttgcaattttttaag gagAATGATGTCGTTGTTATAAATGCATCCACACTACAAATGGGATTGTTGTCAAATAATGGACCACCATCGTGGCATCCGGCTGATGATAGcacaaaacaaatttgtaaGGATGCTGGAACTTACTGTGAG GCCAGAGGAGTAGAACTAGGTCAACTGGCTTTAAATCATGCATTAACAAAAACACCTGGTCCTACAATGCATTTAGTTGGTATGAATAATCGAAATatccttaaatataatttggaaGTAGTTTACAATGACCTTGATGCAAAGCAACGTGAAGTTTTGAGCGACATTAATGAAAA gtttttttccaaaataaaaaatcggcATTGGGAAGGAATTGAAGTTAAAGCTTATCGAGCAACacttggctga
- the LOC123291821 gene encoding L-asparaginase, with the protein MNGQNGQSLDDDLDRIHGKYLTVNSTEQIRRRSFSRYTPNVHESRILVLYTGGTIGMVETESKKSPENKSGQIPAEPGAFEKEIRQYRDLHDEKYANEHFRKDSPYLVLPESPEKNRVVYLIKEFEPLLDSSNMGVDDWEKIAKNIEENYQNYDGFVILHGTDTLAYTSSALSFMLENLGKTVVVTGAQISIFGSRSDGRANFMASLIIAGNFHIPEVTVLFQDKLFRGNCTCKISSNKFHAFESPRCAPLADIGIAIDVFWGRVFRPFGIKKFKCRINLSKNVGLLRIHPNIDVNVVRASLQPPIQGVIIETYGAGNIPTNRKDLIKELKAAVEAGVLIVNISQCPDGNVETIYETGQVLSDIGVILGSDMTSEAAYTKLCYVLSKDEWDHETKKEMMAKNIRGEMTQKKKTDDLDMVVTVAQRLGRTSKKEVEELKLWLEPFLLSTAILTNDVNSLVKLREANCNLSAPNLDGRTPLHLACTLGNVEIVRYLLEYGANVHIKDNFNRTALMDAIQHGHNEVIKLLVECGAHVNTNADMLSESLSFAAANGYLDVIKSFEIAGADLDTPDSTGRTPLYLACLNSHTETVQYLLKCGCRLDKTDKLGVSPRDVVEKMELFEIKKIIQSILINKN; encoded by the exons aTGAATGGACAAAATGGGCAATCGTTAGATGATGACTTAGATAGAATTCACGGGAAATATCTTACTGTGAATTCAACCGAACAAATTCGCCGCCGAAGTTTTTCCCGATATACTCCAAATGTACACGAATCTCGAATTTTAGTATTGTATACTGGCGGTACTATTGGAATGGTTGAAACAGAAA GTAAAAAATCTCCAGAAAATAAGTCTGGCCAAATACCTGCTGAACCTGGGgcatttgaaaaagaaattagaCAATATCGAGACTTACACGATGAAAAGTATGCAAACGAACACTTTCGAAAAGATTCGCCATATCTTGTGCTACC cgaatctCCAGAGAAAAATCGTGTTGTTTATCTGATTAAAGAATTTGAACCATTGTTGGACTCAAGTAATATGGGTGTTGATGACTGGGAGAAAATTGCCAAGAATATTGAG gaaaattatcaaaactatGATGGTTTTGTAATTCTTCATGGCACTGATACATTAGCCTACACATCATCAGCTTTATcatttatgttagaaaatttaggTAAAACCGTTGTTGTGACGGGGGCACAA atttctaTATTTGGCAGCAGAAGTGATGGTCGTGCGAACTTTATGGCCTCCTTAATTATAGCTGGCAATTTTCATATACCAGAAGTTACAGTATTATTTCAAGATAAACTATTCCGTGGCAATTGTACTTGTAAAATAAGTTCAAATAAATTCCATGCATTTGAATCGCCTCGATGTGCACCTCTAGCAGACATTGGAATAGCCATTGATG tgttttgggGAAGAGTATTTCGTCCATTTGgcatcaaaaaatttaagtgtcgcataaatttgagtaaaaatgTGGGATTGCTCCGTATACATCCAAATATTGATGTGAATGTAGTACGTGCCTCATTGCAACCACCCATACAAGGTGTTATCATCGAAACGTATGGTGCCGGGAATATTCCAACAAATCGAAAAGATTTAATTAAAGAGTTAAAAGCAGCCGTGGAAGCAGGTGTTCTTATTGTGAATATATCACAATGTCCAGATGGCAATGTTGAGACTATTTATGAAACTGGGCAA GTTCTTTCAGATATAGGAGTTATTTTAGGTTCCGATATGACTTCAGAAGCAGCTTATACAAAACTATGCTATGTTTTGTCCAAAGATGAATGGGAtcatgaaacaaaaaaagag atGATGGCTAAAAATATTCGAGGAGAAATGACTCAAAAAAAGAAG acaGATGATTTGGATATGGTTGTTACAGTTGCTCAAAGATTAGGGCGCACTTCAAAGAAAGAAGTCGAAGAATTAAAGCTATGGCTGGAACCATTTTTACTATCAACAGCAATTCTAACAAATGATGTAAATTCTTTAGTCAAATTACGCGAAGCTAATTGTAATTTATCAGCACCAAATTTAGACGGGAGAACACCGTTACATCTTGCATGTACCTTAGGAAATGTTGAAATTGTGCGATATTTATTAGAGTATGGTGCTAATGTCCATATTAAAGATAATTTCAATCGAACAGCATTAATGGATGCCATACAACATGGGCATAATGAAGTTATTAA ATTATTAGTTGAATGCGGAGCACATGTCAATACAAATGCGGATATGTTAAGTGAATCACTATCATTCGCCGCTGCAAATGGGTATTTAGATGTAATTAAATCTTTCGAAATTGCTGGAGCTGATTTAGATACACCAGACAGCACTGGGCGCACGCCATTAtatttg GCTTGTCTTAATAGTCATACAGAAACTGTTCAATATTTACTGAAATGTGGTTGTCGATTGGATAAAACAGATAAATTAGGAGTATCGCCCAGAGATGTTGTTGAGAAAATGGAAttattcgaaattaaaaaaataattcagtcgattctaataaacaaaaactaa
- the LOC123292587 gene encoding uncharacterized protein LOC123292587 has product MQEKQQKTSVVNENSDCCDNPSYENCPGCSADFDNPELKTPSLKNAKKKRKISMNFNPKDSCEKLCGERWTNRQETDDPCYPEIKIENFQTPKKNNKHCVEEGEICSENKEDVTCDAEIKVCVDNYTCRKCPACRSKNVKCKRKHKIKVKKEEESFHETSFVECGICENDADAYRPCKPTEVFCNQKDCSVAKVYESTGRNIKTDIIDDTEYPSRCCYKTVIIDSREIPIDEEACPVGRCGPKKELEKVYPPRKLCQTGNYCASDVKKEPCPEEKPKYTCSRTKCVDECSHVAKKINKKARNLKELFDPDNRKRKYLYSDRPLLDCKPDQVFEKYDGDKKHFLYKYPIKGVCPHCKGLNMSGKLCYVPEKVKEEKITLKEKFREMYKIISFQK; this is encoded by the exons atgcaAGAAAAGCAACAAAAAACTTCTGTTGTTAATGAAAACAGTGATTGTTGCGACAATCCTAGTTATGAAAACTGCCCTGGATGTTCGGCCGATTTTGATAATCCTGAACTAAAGACACCATCATTGAAAAATgcgaaaaagaaaagaaaaattagcaTGAATTTCAATCCAAAAGATAGTTGTGAAAAACTATGTGGAGAACGTTGGACAAATCGCCAAGAAACGGACGACCCATGTTACcctgaaataaaaatagaaaattttcaaactccaaaaaagaataataaacatTGCGTTGAAGAAGGAGAGATTTGTTCGGAAAACAAAGAAGACGTCACTTGTGATGCTGAAATAAAAGTATGTGTAGATAATTATACTTGTAGAAAGTGTCCAGCATGTcgttcaaaaaatgtaaaatgtaaaagaaagcataaaataaaagttaaaaaggaAGAAGAAAGTTTTCACGAAACATCTTTCGTCGAATGCGGTATTTGTGAAAATGATGCAGATGCTTATAGGCCTTGCAAGCCTACCGAAGTTTTCTGTAATCAAAAAGATTGTAGCGTTGCGAAGGTTTATGAAAGTACCGGCAGAAATATAAAGACAGATATAATTGATGACACTGAATATCCTTCTAGAtg TTGTTACAAAACTGTAATAATTGATTCTAGAGAAATTCCTATTGATG AGGAAGCATGTCCAGTGGGTAGATGTGGTCCAAAAAAAGAACTAGAAAAAGTTTATCCACCAAGAAAATTATGTCAAACTGGTAATTATTGCGCTTCTGATGTCAAGAAAGAACCTTGTCCAGAAGAAAA acCAAAGTATACCTGTTCAAGAACTAAATGTGTCGATGAATGTTCGCATGTAGCcaagaaaatcaataaaaaagcCAGAAACTTGAAGGAATTGTTTGATCCTGACAACAggaaacgaaaatatttgtattcagATAGACCTTTATTAGATTGTAAACCAGACCAGGTTTTCGAAAAATACGATGgcgataaaaaacattttttatataagtatccAATAAAGGGTGTCTGTCCTCATTGTAAAGGATTAAACATGAGCGGTAAACTATGTTATGTACCGGAAAAAGTAAAAGAAGAAAAGATAACATTGAAAGAAAAGTTTAgagaaatgtataaaattatatcatttcaaaaatag
- the LOC123292588 gene encoding uncharacterized protein LOC123292588: protein MSDSDKKERVHSVESDEDYYFEINITRSQLSDIICRNEDCEAAQKFALRGIGPLVPAELKDPYECYEYYPPPEKKPTKNASTQSPRKFPCGSPNCKYLNVFPDGRVCGESVCKFKNSICDDPSDMKKYTVQAVCGLCGGYSISGQTCENFNYSDRLFSKATVNQISSTDPPAPKPVCNDECSKPPEMNKKKALKPPVSILPFDQLQAAARKERLVTLVGVFEEVIGRLQELVMYVMESHFDIFNPHVSKTSGHRGQVWANNKFYMFYVNSSTIILNYVSELLKNIWNESVRTKSATIPKPLPIPKDFPQILIPACQSASQDLANFIVNNLGMKANYNQFAHYILSIFQTAITSNKNNIPPLEIPNSPIVSKEHIVIMKKNKSSSQEIRGTVLYKLTPENYHLPVRYGHLYCIPQNQFGKMVPKNMGWLWNLGEKLGRLEPLRYYRPGAVSRVVASIIKQHKAEASGHVAIKKAAAKKKKPVEVSHVDVEAMLSVVKREGHYMIKMVPTENPWSEDNKDYSPLVFVISNKRDKIYRVNPDGTEEVVLECDCNSETSSISEGEFEINYTPPILMVDKPEEKNRQNKTTQYNLEDTMAPPIRFRKSSAGFKE, encoded by the exons atgagTGACTCCGATAAAAAAGAACGAGTACATTCTGTAGAGAGTGATgaagattattattttgaaataaatataacacgCAGTCAATTATCTGACATAATTTGTCGTAATGAAGACTGTGAAGCAGCTCAAAAGTTTGCACTACGGGGTATTGGACCTTTAGTGCCAGCTGAATTAAAAGATCCCTATGAATG TTATGAATATTATCCACCACCCGAGAAAAAACCGACTAAAAATGCATCAACTCAAAGTCCACGTAAATTCCCATGTGGATCACCAAATTGTAAATACTTGAATGTGTTTCCCGATGGCCGAGTTTGTGGCGAAAGtgtatgcaaatttaaaaactcaatttGTGATGATCCAAGCGATATGAAAAAATACACAGTGCAAGCTGTTTGTGGTTTATGTGGTGGTTATTCTATATCTGGCCAGAcatgtgaaaattttaattattcggATCGACTATTTTCGAAGGCAACTGTAAATCAAATATCTTCAACAGACCCACCTGC GCCAAAACCTGTTTGCAATGATGAATGTAGTAAACCACCagaaatgaataaaaagaaaGCGTTAAAGCCACCTGTATCTATATTACCCTTTGACCAATTACAAGCAGCTGCACGTAAAGAACGACTTGTAACTCTAGTTGGAGTTTTTGAAGAGGTAATAGGTCGCTTGCAGGAACTTGTTATGTACGTAATGGAAAGCCATTTTGATATATTCAATCCACATGTCAGCAAAACCTCTGGTCACCGTGGTCAAGTTTGggctaataataaattttatatgttctaTGTTAATTCATCaaccattattttaaattacgttagtgaattattaaaaaacatatggAATGAATCTGTTAGAACAAAATCTGCTACGATTCCAAAACCGTTACCAATACCTAAAGATTTTCCACAAATATTGATACCAGCGTGTCAAAGTGCATCACAGGATTTggcaaattttattgttaataatttaggTATGAAAGCAAATTACAATCAATTTGCGcattatattttgtcaatatttcaAACTGCTATtacatctaataaaaataatataccacCTTTGGAAATACCAAATTCACCGATTGTCAGCAAAGAACATATagtgattatgaaaaaaaataaatcatccaGCCAAGAAATACGTGGAACAGTATTGTATAAATTAACACCTGAAAATTATCACCTCCCTGTCAGATATGGACATTTATATTGTATACCTCAAAATCAATTTGGTAAAATGGTACCAAAGAATATGGGTTGGTTATGGAATTTAGGAGAAAAATTGGGTAGATTAGAG CCATTACGATATTATCGACCAGGTGCAGTTTCTAGAGTTGTTGCAAGCATAATTAAACAGCATAAAGCTGAAGCTAGTGGTCATGTTGCTATTAAAAAAGCTGCTGCGAAAAAGAAGAAACCTGTTGAAGTATCTCATGTTGATGTTGAAGCTATGTTATCTGTAGTTAAACGTGAAGGACATTATATGATTAAGATGGTACCCACTGAGAATCCTTGGAGTGAAGACAATAAAGATTATTCTCCACTTGTATTTGTTATTTCTAATAAGAGAGATAAGATTTACAga gtgAATCCTGATGGTACTGAAGAAGTGGTATTAGAATGTGATTGCAATTCTGAAACATCTTCAATTTCTGAaggagagtttgaaataaattatacaccACCTATACTAATGGTTGATAAACCAGAAGagaaaaatagacaaaataaaACGACACAATATAATCTTGAAGATACAATGGCACCTCCAATAAGATTTAGAAAATCAAGTGCTGGTTTCAAAGAATAG